One window of the Magnolia sinica isolate HGM2019 chromosome 19, MsV1, whole genome shotgun sequence genome contains the following:
- the LOC131235053 gene encoding monoterepene synthase TPS1, chloropastic-like isoform X2, with product MALNLLSQFPTCSLARLPPLSPMIPAARGHGNMARKIRRSASAQISEPPTLRRSGNYQPTIWSYDFIQSLKSHYKGEVYAERIEELKEAARRCLEEADGPLAQLELIDDLQRLGVGRLFEKEIDGKLKAIYMGEKEMVTEGDIHSTALYFRLLREHVFEVSPEILRRFKDETGSFRAGLCDDPIGLLSLYEASYHGLDGETILDEAKAFTSKHLRELKHIQGNIAMQVDHALELPVHWRMTRLEARWYVDFYEKKEGMNPILLQLAKLDFNMVQSNYQRELRKVSRWWDNLGLAKKLSFARDRLVEDYLWSMGIVFEPRFGHCREVLTGLLQFITTVDDMYDVYGSLDELELFTDAVDRWDINTIERLPEYMRICFLALYNSTHDAAYVILREHGLDIIPYLSKAWANYCKAGLVEAKWYNSSYTPTLKEYLNNAWISISGPIVLIHTFFLLGQKPSKESIDCLTNDQNLIRSSSLIFRLNDDLGTSTDELARGDVPKSIQCYMHEVGVSEEIAREHIKGVISDLWKKMNQHRATLSALPKSFIAAAFDLPRMSTCAYLYGDGFGVPDRETKDIVMSLVVEPIRL from the exons ATGGCTCTTAATCTCCTCTCCCAGTTTCCCACTTGCTCTCTTGCACGTTTACCACCACTTAGTCCTATGATCCCAGCAGCTCGGGGCCATGGGAATATGGCCAGGAAGATCAGACGGTCAGCAAGTGCTCAAATTTCCGAGCCGCCCACTTTGAGACGATCGGGgaattaccaaccaaccatctGGAGTTATGACTTCATACAGTCATTAAAGAGCCATTACAAG GGTGAAGTTTACGCAGAACGGATTGAGGAGCTGAAGGAAGCTGCGAGACGTTGTCTTGAAGAAGCAGATGGGCCACTAGCCCAACTCGAGTTGATCGACGATCTCCAGCGTCTAGGGGTGGGCCGTCTCTTCGAGAAGGAGATCGACGGTAAGCTAAAGGCCATATACATGGGTGAGAAAGAAATGGTAACAGAGGGTGATATCCATTCTACAGCTCTCTACTTTAGGCTTCTAAGAGAACATGTTTTTGAGGTATCACCAG AAATATTAAGAAGATTCAAGGATGAGACGGGTAGTTTCCGAGCGGGCCTCTGTGACGACCCGATCGGTCTATTGAGCCTATATGAAGCTTCATACCATGGTCTGGATGGAGAAACTATCTTGGATGAGGCTAAAGCCTTCACAAGCAAACATCTCAGAGAACTCAAGCACATACAAGGAAACATTGCAATGCAGGTAGATCATGCATTGGAGCTTCCGGTGCATTGGAGAATGACAAGGTTGGAGGCTAGATGGTACGTAGACTTCTACGAGAAAAAGGAAGGAATGAATCCTATCTTACTTCAACTAGCTAAGCTGGATTTCAACATGGTTCAAAGTAATTACCAAAGAGAGCTTAGGAAGGTCTCAAG ATGGTGGGACAACTTGGGACTTGCAAAGAAGTTGAGCTTTGCTAGAGACCGTCTGGTGGAGGATTACTTATGGTCCATGGGAATAGTCTTTGAGCCTCGGTTCGGACATTGCAGGGAAGTGCTTACAGGACTTCTTCAATTCATCACAACCGTGGATGATATGTACGACGTTTATGGTTCGTTGGATGAATTGGAACTATTTACAGATGCAGTTGATAG GTGGGACATTAATACCATTGAACGACTCCCAGAATACATGAGGATATGTTTTCTAGCTCTTTACAACAGCACCCACGATGCGGCCTACGTGATTTTAAGGGAACATGGTTTGGATATCATCCCATATCTGAGTAAAGCG TGGGCAAATTATTGCAAAGCAGGCTTAGTGGAGGCAAAATGGTACAACAGCAGCTACACGCCCACACTCAAGGAGTACCTTAACAATGCATGGATTTCGATATCAGGCCCCATCGTACTAATTCATACATTTTTCTTACTGGGACAAAAACCATCCAAGGAGTCCATTGATTGCTTGACGAATGATCAAAATCTCATCCGTTCATCATCCCTTATTTTCCGACTCAACGATGATTTGGGAACTTCAACG GATGAATTAGCAAGAGGTGATGTTCCGAAATCCATCCAATGTTACATGCATGAAGTTGGCGTTTCAGAGGAAATAGCGAGGGAGCACATCAAAGGTGTAATTAGTGACTTGTGGAAGAAAATGAACCAACATCGGGCTACTCTTTCTGCATTACCTAAGTCTTTCATTGCTGCTGCATTTGATTTACCGCGGATGTCTACTTGTGCGTACCTTTATGGAGATGGATTCGGTGTCCCTGACCGGGAAACCAAGGACATTGTCATGTCACTGGTGGTTGAACCAATTCGGCTTTAG
- the LOC131235053 gene encoding monoterepene synthase TPS1, chloropastic-like isoform X3 produces the protein MALNLLSHLPICSLTRFPLTPVISAPVGHGNVARQIRLLASAHTCEPTTSRRSGNYQPSIWSNDFIQSLKSDYKGDVYTGRVEEPKEAVSRCLEEADGPLAQLELIDDIQRLGVGRLFENEINDKLKTIYMGEKEIVTEGDIHTTALYFRLLREHGFEISPEILRRFKDETGSFRAGLCDDPIGLLSLYEASYHGLDGETILDEAKAFTSKHLRELKHIQGNIAMQVDHALELPVHWRMTRLEARWYVDFYEKKEGMNPILLQLAKLDFNMVQSNYQRELRKVSRWWDNLGLAKKLSFARDRLVEDYLWSMGIVFEPRFGHCREVLTGLLQFITTVDDMYDVYGSLDELELFTDAVDRWDINTIERLPEYMRICFLALYNSTHDAAYVILREHGLDIIPYLSKAWANYCKAGLVEAKWYNSSYTPTLKEYLNNAWISISGPIVLIHTFFLLGQKPSKESIDCLTNDQNLIRSSSLIFRLNDDLGTSTDELARGDVPKSIQCYMHEVGVSEEIAREHIKGVISDLWKKMNQHRATLSALPKSFIAAAFDLPRMSTCAYLYGDGFGVPDRETKDIVMSLVVEPIRL, from the exons ATGGCTCTTAATCTCCTCTCCCATTTGCCTATTTGCTCTCTTACACGTTTTCCACTTACTCCTGTGATCTCAGCACCAGTGGGCCATGGAAATGTAGCTAGACAGATCAGACTGCTAGCAAGCGCTCACACTTGCGAGCCAACCACTTCGAGACGATCAGGGAATTACCAACCAAGCATCTGGAGTAATGACTTCATACAATCACTAAAGAGCGATTACAAG GGTGATGTTTACACAGGACGAGTTGAGGAGCCGAAGGAAGCAGTGAGCCGTTGTCTTGAAGAAGCAGATGGGCCTTTGGCCCAACTCGAGTTGATCGACGATATCCAGCGTCTAGGGGTGGGCCGCCTCTTTGAGAATGAGATCAATGATAAATTAAAGACTATATACATGGGTGAGAAAGAAATTGTAACAGAGGGTGATATCCATACTACAGCTCTCTACTTTAGGCTTCTAAGAGAACATGGGTTTGAGATCTCACCAG AAATATTAAGAAGATTCAAGGATGAGACGGGTAGTTTCCGAGCGGGCCTCTGTGACGACCCGATCGGTCTATTGAGCCTATATGAAGCTTCATACCATGGTCTGGATGGAGAAACTATCTTGGATGAGGCTAAAGCCTTCACAAGCAAACATCTCAGAGAACTCAAGCACATACAAGGAAACATTGCAATGCAGGTAGATCATGCATTGGAGCTTCCGGTGCATTGGAGAATGACAAGGTTGGAGGCTAGATGGTACGTAGACTTCTACGAGAAAAAGGAAGGAATGAATCCTATCTTACTTCAACTAGCTAAGCTGGATTTCAACATGGTTCAAAGTAATTACCAAAGAGAGCTTAGGAAGGTCTCAAG ATGGTGGGACAACTTGGGACTTGCAAAGAAGTTGAGCTTTGCTAGAGACCGTCTGGTGGAGGATTACTTATGGTCCATGGGAATAGTCTTTGAGCCTCGGTTCGGACATTGCAGGGAAGTGCTTACAGGACTTCTTCAATTCATCACAACCGTGGATGATATGTACGACGTTTATGGTTCGTTGGATGAATTGGAACTATTTACAGATGCAGTTGATAG GTGGGACATTAATACCATTGAACGACTCCCAGAATACATGAGGATATGTTTTCTAGCTCTTTACAACAGCACCCACGATGCGGCCTACGTGATTTTAAGGGAACATGGTTTGGATATCATCCCATATCTGAGTAAAGCG TGGGCAAATTATTGCAAAGCAGGCTTAGTGGAGGCAAAATGGTACAACAGCAGCTACACGCCCACACTCAAGGAGTACCTTAACAATGCATGGATTTCGATATCAGGCCCCATCGTACTAATTCATACATTTTTCTTACTGGGACAAAAACCATCCAAGGAGTCCATTGATTGCTTGACGAATGATCAAAATCTCATCCGTTCATCATCCCTTATTTTCCGACTCAACGATGATTTGGGAACTTCAACG GATGAATTAGCAAGAGGTGATGTTCCGAAATCCATCCAATGTTACATGCATGAAGTTGGCGTTTCAGAGGAAATAGCGAGGGAGCACATCAAAGGTGTAATTAGTGACTTGTGGAAGAAAATGAACCAACATCGGGCTACTCTTTCTGCATTACCTAAGTCTTTCATTGCTGCTGCATTTGATTTACCGCGGATGTCTACTTGTGCGTACCTTTATGGAGATGGATTCGGTGTCCCTGACCGGGAAACCAAGGACATTGTCATGTCACTGGTGGTTGAACCAATTCGGCTTTAG